From Anastrepha obliqua isolate idAnaObli1 chromosome 3, idAnaObli1_1.0, whole genome shotgun sequence:
CGTCCCgcattacaaaaagaaaatagctTCGGTATGCCTTTGCATTTCCCCAGCCTTTGCATTTCCCCAAAATAACGCCTCTTGTTATCCCGCTACAAGCAACGGAATGCGTTTGCACATTCATACCTATCAGAGGTCTCTCAAAACTCACTTGAGTGATAGTAGGGCATTATAAGATTTGTCATAGAGCGAGTAACATCGCTGTgagcttttaataaataaaaaaagtaatacgaaataaaaagtgttttgtattaatttataatatatttttgtattgttgCCTATTATAACTATGAACTTAATTAATGGAGTTTTCTTTTATCGCAATAATGTTTAATTTATTCCGCCCAGCGCCGGAGCTGTAAAATCTTCGTGTTCTTCTCTATTTTTGTTGTACTCTGATCAGGCGAATGTGCGGCATTTTCTACCCACTACAGAATATGAAGGTGAGAGTTGTTcagctgattttgtttttatctgtATACACAATTTCGTCGAAGTAGTTACACAAAAACTTTAATgttaaattcttaaatattatatttaatatataatacgcattattattaaatacataACACGTGTGAGTGTTGAGTTCTTCGGGTTTTATTCTCAAATGAGATATGCAACATTTTCACAGGGTGTATGACAATATTTAATAATCTCGACATATAATgagcagaaaatattttcgacaaaagaaaattatataaaatatggcAGAGACCAGCAGAGCTAAAAGTCTTGTTGTATATCGCCAACCCTAATGTTAATTTAAGAGAGTTCATGAACTCTTATCCATATTAGTCACCCTGtcaggcaataaaaaagcagcaCTGGCTgccaaacataaaataaatggcaACATTTCAAGAACTCATTTAGACGGTTACACGCGGAAGCAAATGTCATTTCCTTTAATCGATTTGAAATTAAAAGCACATATAAAGTAAAAATGGATCCAATAGACGTAGAAATGAATGCTATTCATGGCGAACATTCGCCAGAATTAGATGTAAACACATCAATCGATATTAATGTAAACACAGAAGAACTGGATGGCGCTCTAATACGTTATATAACCACTTCTAGTCGGTTTCTTTTTGTTGAACGAGAGGAAACTTGGAATGATTTTCTATTAGCAAGCAGGGATAATAGTGAAAAGTTCGGCGATTATACAACAGAGCAGCTATGTGATCATTTCCAGCAAAAAGTGCTGCCGAATATTTACAACTACGCACTTacgcagcaacaaaaacagatATTGGATCTGTTGAAATTACATCCCGAATATGAACGTACAGCTAATGGACATATTCGCATGTCCGTTGATCGTCGCATCGGATATGAACGTCGACCGAAAGAAGGCGAGAGTTTCTTGATGGTTAGACGTACGCATCAGCTGCGCGAACTGGCAAGTTGTTGAATAAGTATAAATTCAAAGAAAGTGAATTTATAAATGCATACACTTTTCTCGCAGATAAATGAATCTACACTAACACCTACTGAAATGGAAGCAAATAAGGAATTTGATCTAACTAAGCAAAGACTTCCACCAACCCATACCCTACTACTACGTGTACCATACGAGCAGCAAGGCACAGGCTATAATTAccagttttcaaaacaaaacgCTGCTTTAATCTCAGCTGCGCTCTCTAACGATTTCGAACTGTTTGGTCGAAGATTAATAGAACCAAGAGAACTACATAGGCGCTTAAGAATTGCAAAGCGCGATTTCGAGCAATATGGTCGCATGCCTGAGAATTGTTTAGATGCCGATAAATTACTTGCAAAAATCAGAAAACTGAAGACCCTTCGAGAAGCAATAGTGAATGTATTTTCTAGTCGTTTTTAAGTTACGATAATTTATTCCATTATTAttctgtttacatttttttaacagatattaatttttattacttatttatggaataagctatgatttaaattttaaagagaatattatttatacgGGTATTGATAATTGTTTAACAACGCCATTTAAAACCTCCGGCGTCTTGAAGCACCAATTTTTAATGTGTTTGCTCACGCTACACCAGGCCTCGCCATGTTTCGGTTCTGCGGCTACACAACGTTCTAAAACTTCCTTCTGCTGCTCTTCGGTGCCGTGCAGCAGCTCAAACTTGTAAAAATTCGCCCAAGCATCACCAAGATCGGGATCAATTTTAACCTGTacgcaattaaataaaatatttgaattataagAAATTACGCCCaaaacatgcatatataattttttattttttttattttattttgcatcttACTTACCGTACGATTAAACCAATCACGGCACTTTGTGAACTTATGTTCGGACCAAAACAATTTTGAGACAGCCAAAAGCACATGCGGGTCGTGTTCACATTTTTTGAGCGCATCAACTGATTTCGTTTTGCGCTGCGGTTTCGATTCCATGAAAATCGCCTCCGCCCACAATTCTCCAGAGTTGGGGCATTCCTGTAAAGCACGTGCCACCATTGTGCTGGCAATTTCACTCAGTCCGGCACGCAGTTCAACCCGTATCGCTGCCAACCATAACGCCGCAGTTCTGGGGTTCCGCAAACGTCCACGCTCTAATATTGAACGAGCTTTAGTTAGAGTGCCCTTGCGTTCTTCCAGTGTAGCTGATAACACCCAAAGTGGTATAGATGTTGGACACCTCTTAATGCCTTGATTGTAGGTTTCCGCAGCTTCATCTAAATGGTTTTGTTGTTCTTCAATCTGTCCTTTCATCATCCACAGTTTCGGGAAGTCGGGGAATACCTTGACAGCCTCATCAAGCAGACGTAAAGCGTCTGGCAAATTGTCTAAAGCCCATTCCAACCGCGCGGATTTCATCATAACACGGGGTGTTGGCGCCGACGAACGCGCCTTTGCTAGTAGACGACGCGCACGTTCGTATTCAGAATTCTCGGACTCAAGCTTTACGGCGGCTAACCAAATATCCTCAGAATTGGGGTTGGCTTGAAAAGCTAATGACAGTATGCCACGAGCAGCCGGAACATCACCAGCGAGCCACTTGGATTTGGCGCCCATTAACCAAAGTACCTCAGATTTAGGGCAATGTGCAACAGCGCGTTGGAGTAAGGCCTCCAACGATTCACGTGTGCCATGGCTTTTCTCAAAGTAAGCAGCACGTAACCAAATACTCTTCTTTGAGGGAAATACTTGAAGGGCATGCGCATAGACAGCGCGGGCACACTCGAACGCATTCTCTTTAGCACACtatcaaaaagaaaagagaTCAGTGTTACTTTCGTATCAATAAATTCGTCACCTATTTCTATAACTTAATTGATACTTACAAATTCAGCGTCATCGATCCATGTTTGCTTGCGATCCTCCTCCTCAACTCCTATACCAATTACAGCTTTCACTATAGCTTGGCAGCAATGCACGGCACCAGATTTTTCGGCCTCGATGGCTTCCTGGAACCAATGCTCCCGATTGATCTCCACGCCATTGGCCGAAAGTGAAGCCAATGAACGGTCAATAATTTTATCTACCATGTGCTTATTACCATTTGCTTCTTCAAGTTTGGCGGCGGTTGTCCAAATTTGGCGGTCTGTAGGTATACTTTCACGCGCTTTATTCAAGACTTTGCGTGCATTCTCGTAAGTTTCTAAACGTGCCAGCGCCAGCCACAATTCGACGCTAGTATTGCAACACTCAACAGCGCGTGATAGTAGAATACGCGCATCATCGGGATTTTCCAATTCCACAGCGGCCTTCCAAAGGCGCACGGAGTTGGGAATGTGTTCTAGCGCCTTACGAAAAACACGTCGCTTCGCCTTCGTCTCCGTTTCTAAATCGGCGGCCTTAATCCATATACGCACCGACGTTGGAATGTGACGTGCCGCTTGTGCGATCACAGCCTTAGCCGTGTCTGGCGGTTGCAAGCGTGCTGCCTCTAACCATAAGTCTTCCGATTGAGGATTTATCTCGCAGCCACGCATAATAAGATTTCGGGCCATTTGTACTTTGCCAGTGACTTCTTCCAAACGTGCTGAGGCAATCCAAGCTGGCGGATGGTTAGGATTAGTTTCTCGCACACTTTTCAATAGTAAGCGCGCTTTCTTAATATCATTAATATCGCCACCGTATGTGGGTATCATGCTTTGCAAGTCGGTGAGATAACCCTTCGGATCTACAACAGTTTGCCCCGTCACAGAGTCGGATACTTGTGAAAGCTTTACATTCATGAGCGTATTACGGGCCTGACCGATCTTCCGTAAATCTAAATCGCCAGTCGGTGTAAGCATACCAGGAGTGGCTACACCTGGTACGATTGAGGCCAGGCCAGACGAGGGATCGAGTGTGGAGGCAGCTTCTCCACCAAGATTGCGTGATAGCACACTATCAGGAAGCGGTGTGAATTTCTCTGCGCGTGGATTACGTTGCTTGCGATTGCGACTGTCACCTACTTCAGGTATAGTTGACCATTCCTCAGCGGTGACGTTGGCCAGCGAACGTTTAAGATCGGAAAACTGTTGTTGGATTTTTGGTCTGAAAAAGTAATTCATTACTCATATTAATTAACGATAAATCATATTAGAAATATAACAACAAACCTTTCTTGACGATAGCGCTCCAAATCTTCACGCATTCGACGGTCTCTGTATTCCTTACGTTTCTCATCCATGCGTTTATCAATTGAATCATAAATTTGATCAGCTTCCTCGTCATCCTTGTCGTATGGGTCTTTTGAGAAAAGCGAACCACTATAACCGCTGAATTCATCGTAGTTTGAGTCATTCAAATCTTCAtcttcctcctcctcttcttctttcttcttgCGCTTTGCAGCAGGCGGTGCATGACGGTCATCAGACACATCGTTGGCATCGCGTGCAGGACCAATATCGGAACGGGTAGTGAAACCAGTGGCGCTAGAAAAACatagattttattaatttgtttgtttgctccCCGCAGTTTGTTAGATTTCTCTCACCCTCTACCAACACCAGCAACATAACCAAGCGGCGCAGGTACgccaagaaaatgttttttgttgcgATTTGCAATAACCGCCGCAGTTATATTCGCCATTTTAAGGATATTTTCTCTAATCTATATGAATAAAGTAACTAAATATTTagcaattaaaattattttgctgctaTCGCGATGTTTTCTATAAACGTTTCTGTTTACTTCAGGAATACTATTGATGATTCTGTGTATCGTAGAGGTGCAAAACCAGCTACGGTACAATCGATAATATCGATAGTTCTGGTATTCCAAACCTATCGATGGCTTTAAAACACTTATaatacccgttcacatatggcacaGAGAacataaattcatagagaagcttcaggaacgaatgggcaggttaaatgtcaaaacataTCAAAACGAGGATAggaagttaacagaagagagttaacatagcggagcgtaatcaacagaaataaatgtagcgtttgcattgaaatgtaaaatgccatgatttggtgttagggaaaagaaaataacagaagacttgta
This genomic window contains:
- the LOC129241402 gene encoding uncharacterized protein LOC129241402 produces the protein MDPIDVEMNAIHGEHSPELDVNTSIDINVNTEELDGALIRYITTSSRFLFVEREETWNDFLLASRDNSEKFGDYTTEQLCDHFQQKVLPNIYNYALTQQQKQILDLLKLHPEYERTANGHIRMSVDRRIGYERRPKEGESFLMVRRTHQLRELINESTLTPTEMEANKEFDLTKQRLPPTHTLLLRVPYEQQGTGYNYQFSKQNAALISAALSNDFELFGRRLIEPRELHRRLRIAKRDFEQYGRMPENCLDADKLLAKIRKLKTLREAIVNVFSSRF
- the LOC129241401 gene encoding pre-mRNA-processing factor 6; the encoded protein is MANITAAVIANRNKKHFLGVPAPLGYVAGVGRGATGFTTRSDIGPARDANDVSDDRHAPPAAKRKKKEEEEEEDEDLNDSNYDEFSGYSGSLFSKDPYDKDDEEADQIYDSIDKRMDEKRKEYRDRRMREDLERYRQERPKIQQQFSDLKRSLANVTAEEWSTIPEVGDSRNRKQRNPRAEKFTPLPDSVLSRNLGGEAASTLDPSSGLASIVPGVATPGMLTPTGDLDLRKIGQARNTLMNVKLSQVSDSVTGQTVVDPKGYLTDLQSMIPTYGGDINDIKKARLLLKSVRETNPNHPPAWIASARLEEVTGKVQMARNLIMRGCEINPQSEDLWLEAARLQPPDTAKAVIAQAARHIPTSVRIWIKAADLETETKAKRRVFRKALEHIPNSVRLWKAAVELENPDDARILLSRAVECCNTSVELWLALARLETYENARKVLNKARESIPTDRQIWTTAAKLEEANGNKHMVDKIIDRSLASLSANGVEINREHWFQEAIEAEKSGAVHCCQAIVKAVIGIGVEEEDRKQTWIDDAEFCAKENAFECARAVYAHALQVFPSKKSIWLRAAYFEKSHGTRESLEALLQRAVAHCPKSEVLWLMGAKSKWLAGDVPAARGILSLAFQANPNSEDIWLAAVKLESENSEYERARRLLAKARSSAPTPRVMMKSARLEWALDNLPDALRLLDEAVKVFPDFPKLWMMKGQIEEQQNHLDEAAETYNQGIKRCPTSIPLWVLSATLEERKGTLTKARSILERGRLRNPRTAALWLAAIRVELRAGLSEIASTMVARALQECPNSGELWAEAIFMESKPQRKTKSVDALKKCEHDPHVLLAVSKLFWSEHKFTKCRDWFNRTVKIDPDLGDAWANFYKFELLHGTEEQQKEVLERCVAAEPKHGEAWCSVSKHIKNWCFKTPEVLNGVVKQLSIPV